The Flavobacterium piscisymbiosum genome includes a region encoding these proteins:
- a CDS encoding four helix bundle protein — MRHNFKNLKIWILAMSITNDIYKLTSTFPKSETYSLSSQMNRCAVSMPSNVAEGSNRENKHFQHYLNISLGSSFELQTQLLIACQNDYLSKEKTEEIENKIIEFQKMTMGFISKLG; from the coding sequence ATGAGACACAATTTTAAGAATTTGAAAATTTGGATTTTAGCAATGAGTATTACAAATGATATTTATAAATTGACTTCCACTTTTCCAAAATCAGAAACTTACAGCTTATCTAGCCAAATGAATCGATGCGCCGTTTCAATGCCTTCAAATGTAGCAGAAGGCTCAAATAGAGAGAATAAACATTTTCAGCATTATCTGAATATTAGTTTAGGATCTTCATTTGAATTACAGACACAATTATTGATAGCATGTCAGAACGACTATTTATCAAAAGAAAAAACTGAAGAAATAGAAAACAAAATAATTGAATTTCAAAAGATGACTATGGGTTTCATAAGTAAGTTGGGCTAA
- a CDS encoding acyl-CoA dehydrogenase family protein, translated as MADTIEKNVTRGGQFLVKETKCEDIFTPEDFSEEQLMMRDSVKEFVDKELWAHKDRFEKKDYAYTESSMRKAGELGLLGVAVPEEYGGLGMGFVSTMLVCDYISGATGSFSTAFGAHTGIGTMPITLYGTEEQKKKYVPKLASGEWFGAYCLTEPGAGSDANSGKTKAVLSEDGTHYSITGQKMWISNAGFCSVFIVFARIGDDKNITGFIVENDPSNGISMNEEEHKLGIRASSTRQVFFNDTKVPVENMLSERGNGFKIAMNALNVGRIKLAAACLDAQRRVTTNAVKYSNERIQFNTAISSFGAIRSKLAEMATNAYAGESASYRAAKDIEDRIAAREAEGTSHQEAELKGVEEYAIECSILKVAVSEDVQACADEGIQIFGGMGFSEDTPMESAWRDARIARIYEGTNEINRMLSVGMLIKKAMKGHVDLLGPAMKVSEELMGIPSFDTPDFSELFAEEKGIIANLKKVFLMVAGSAVQKYGPDLDAHQQLLMAASDILIEIYMAESTILRTEKLAKNQGEDKVQEQIAMAKLYLYKAVDIVNSRGKEGIISFAEGDEQRMMLMGLKRFTKYTNNPNVVALREVITTKLVAENEYCF; from the coding sequence ATGGCAGATACAATCGAAAAAAACGTAACCCGTGGTGGTCAGTTTTTAGTTAAAGAAACAAAGTGCGAAGATATCTTTACACCAGAAGATTTCTCGGAAGAGCAATTAATGATGCGTGACTCTGTAAAAGAGTTCGTAGACAAAGAATTATGGGCACATAAAGATCGTTTCGAGAAGAAAGATTATGCTTATACTGAATCATCTATGCGTAAAGCGGGTGAACTAGGACTTCTAGGAGTTGCAGTTCCTGAGGAATACGGCGGATTAGGAATGGGATTCGTATCTACAATGTTAGTTTGCGATTACATTTCTGGTGCTACAGGATCTTTCTCAACTGCTTTTGGTGCTCATACAGGAATTGGAACTATGCCAATTACACTTTATGGAACTGAAGAACAAAAGAAAAAATACGTTCCTAAATTGGCTTCCGGAGAATGGTTTGGAGCATATTGCCTAACAGAACCAGGGGCTGGATCTGATGCTAACTCAGGGAAAACTAAAGCAGTTCTATCTGAAGATGGAACACACTACTCTATCACAGGACAAAAAATGTGGATTTCGAATGCAGGTTTCTGTAGCGTTTTCATCGTTTTTGCCCGTATTGGTGATGATAAAAATATTACTGGTTTCATCGTAGAAAACGATCCGTCAAACGGAATTTCTATGAATGAAGAAGAGCATAAATTAGGAATCCGTGCTTCTTCTACTCGTCAGGTTTTCTTCAACGATACAAAAGTTCCTGTTGAAAACATGTTGTCTGAAAGAGGAAACGGTTTCAAAATTGCAATGAATGCCTTAAACGTTGGTCGTATTAAACTGGCTGCTGCTTGTCTTGATGCACAACGTAGAGTGACTACCAATGCAGTAAAATATTCAAACGAAAGAATTCAGTTTAATACTGCAATTTCATCTTTTGGAGCTATCCGTTCTAAACTAGCTGAAATGGCAACTAATGCATACGCCGGAGAAAGTGCTTCTTACCGTGCTGCAAAAGATATCGAAGACAGAATCGCTGCTCGTGAAGCAGAAGGAACTTCTCACCAGGAAGCTGAATTGAAAGGTGTTGAAGAATATGCTATCGAATGTTCTATTTTGAAAGTAGCGGTTTCTGAAGACGTACAAGCTTGTGCAGATGAAGGAATTCAGATTTTTGGTGGAATGGGATTCTCTGAAGACACTCCAATGGAAAGTGCATGGAGAGATGCTCGTATCGCCAGAATCTACGAAGGAACAAACGAAATCAACAGAATGCTTTCTGTAGGTATGTTGATCAAAAAAGCAATGAAAGGTCACGTTGATTTACTAGGGCCAGCTATGAAAGTTTCTGAAGAATTAATGGGGATTCCATCTTTTGATACTCCTGATTTCTCTGAATTATTTGCTGAAGAAAAAGGAATTATCGCTAACCTGAAAAAAGTTTTCTTGATGGTTGCCGGAAGTGCTGTTCAAAAATACGGACCTGACTTAGATGCTCACCAACAGTTATTAATGGCTGCTTCTGATATCTTAATCGAAATCTACATGGCTGAAAGTACAATTCTTAGAACTGAAAAATTAGCCAAAAATCAAGGCGAAGATAAAGTACAAGAGCAAATTGCTATGGCAAAATTATACTTGTACAAAGCGGTTGATATTGTAAACTCAAGAGGAAAAGAAGGAATTATTTCTTTTGCCGAAGGTGACGAACAACGTATGATGTTGATGGGACTTAAACGTTTCACAAAATATACAAACAATCCAAATGTTGTAGCCTTAAGAGAGGTTATTACAACCAAATTAGTTGCAGAAAACGAATACTGCTTCTAA
- a CDS encoding BCCT family transporter has protein sequence MNKSKSSSVFKTNFTKSVALPSLTIIIAISLFCGFFSKEAEQSLNFVKDIIFKNLSWLYVLLVTVFVLFLITLAISKFGKIKLGADDSEPEYSFFSWVAMLFAAGMGIGLMYFGVGETMSHYATPANANLAENLRAKEAQLYTFFHWGFHAWSIYGVVGLSLAYFAYRHNLPLAIRSGFYPILKSKIHGRFGNIVDIFGLCSTFFGIATTLGFGVVQLSAGLVSLGVIAESSFNYQIAIVLVVMIIAVLSAISGLGKGVKKLSELNIIMAVLLMLFILIAGPTIYILSTFTEGLGHYISHFISLTFNTYAYEKGSQEWFSKWTILYWAWWISWAPYVGLFIAKISKGRTIREFILAVLFIPAFFNFLWMTVFGSSAVWIDEHVAHGALSEFAKNPDTLLFNFFTYFPLTTFLNILSILIICVFFITSADSGIFIMNGIASKGAVSSPKWQSVFWGVLLSLLSLSLLRTGGLASLQTMTLITALPFGIIMALLCYNLWKALVVDSEYSDKKYSHGSLNWNNSNWKEHLEKIVTVSKKKDIHKFLSGTVKKAFEELLAELAKNNIEATINSFSSPHQAVEIEIKYDQLRNFKYGVMAQVQTVSETFIKEENTPNVDVETVFLPITYFGDHRMGYDIQYLTKDGIISDVLREYERFLNLSSEGDHDLIMKPNS, from the coding sequence ATGAATAAATCCAAAAGCTCAAGTGTCTTTAAAACCAATTTTACAAAATCAGTTGCATTACCAAGTTTAACCATAATTATTGCAATTTCGTTGTTTTGCGGTTTTTTTTCGAAAGAAGCAGAACAGTCACTTAATTTTGTAAAAGACATCATATTTAAGAACTTAAGCTGGCTCTACGTTTTATTGGTAACTGTTTTTGTTTTGTTTCTGATCACGTTAGCCATTAGTAAATTTGGGAAAATCAAATTAGGAGCAGATGATTCCGAGCCCGAATATTCTTTTTTTTCCTGGGTCGCCATGCTTTTTGCCGCCGGAATGGGAATTGGTTTAATGTATTTTGGAGTAGGTGAAACCATGTCGCATTATGCAACTCCTGCCAATGCCAATTTGGCTGAAAATTTACGAGCTAAAGAAGCTCAGTTGTATACCTTTTTTCACTGGGGCTTTCATGCATGGTCGATATATGGTGTAGTAGGGCTTTCGTTGGCATACTTTGCATATCGTCATAATTTACCTCTCGCAATTCGAAGTGGATTTTATCCAATACTGAAAAGTAAAATTCATGGAAGATTCGGGAACATTGTGGATATTTTTGGTTTGTGCAGCACTTTTTTCGGAATTGCGACAACACTTGGTTTTGGAGTCGTTCAGTTAAGTGCCGGGTTAGTAAGTCTTGGCGTAATTGCAGAATCCAGTTTTAACTATCAAATTGCGATTGTTTTGGTAGTGATGATAATTGCTGTTCTTTCTGCCATTTCAGGTTTAGGAAAAGGAGTTAAAAAACTAAGTGAGTTAAACATCATTATGGCAGTTTTATTAATGTTGTTTATACTGATTGCAGGACCAACTATTTATATTCTAAGTACTTTTACAGAAGGTTTAGGGCATTATATCAGTCATTTTATATCACTAACGTTTAATACGTATGCTTACGAAAAAGGAAGTCAGGAATGGTTTTCAAAATGGACCATTTTATATTGGGCGTGGTGGATATCGTGGGCACCTTATGTAGGTTTGTTTATTGCTAAAATTTCTAAAGGAAGAACTATTAGAGAGTTTATTTTGGCAGTATTATTTATTCCGGCATTTTTTAATTTTTTGTGGATGACCGTTTTCGGAAGCAGCGCGGTGTGGATTGATGAGCACGTAGCACATGGAGCGTTAAGCGAATTTGCTAAAAACCCCGATACACTTTTATTTAATTTCTTTACGTATTTCCCGCTAACGACCTTCTTGAATATATTATCAATTCTGATTATTTGCGTGTTTTTTATTACCTCTGCCGATTCAGGGATTTTTATCATGAACGGAATTGCATCAAAAGGTGCAGTAAGTTCACCAAAATGGCAAAGTGTTTTCTGGGGTGTTTTATTATCGCTTTTGTCCTTGAGTTTATTGCGAACAGGAGGTTTGGCTTCCCTTCAAACAATGACTTTAATTACGGCTTTACCCTTCGGAATTATTATGGCGTTGCTATGTTATAATTTATGGAAAGCACTGGTTGTAGATAGTGAATATAGCGACAAAAAATATTCCCACGGAAGTTTAAATTGGAATAATAGCAATTGGAAAGAACATTTAGAAAAGATTGTAACGGTTTCTAAAAAGAAAGATATTCATAAGTTTTTGAGTGGAACTGTGAAAAAAGCTTTCGAAGAATTATTGGCAGAACTGGCTAAGAATAATATTGAAGCCACTATAAATTCTTTTTCTTCTCCACATCAAGCTGTTGAAATAGAAATAAAATACGATCAGTTACGAAATTTCAAATATGGTGTAATGGCTCAGGTGCAAACTGTTTCAGAAACATTCATTAAAGAAGAAAACACGCCCAATGTTGATGTTGAAACAGTCTTTTTACCAATTACTTATTTTGGTGATCATCGTATGGGTTATGATATTCAATATTTAACTAAAGACGGAATTATCTCTGACGTTCTAAGAGAATATGAGCGTTTTCTGAATCTAAGTTCTGAAGGAGATCATGATTTGATTATGAAACCTAATAGTTAA
- a CDS encoding glycoside hydrolase family 18 protein: MKQINLLALFLLCLCTTNTFAQKNKKMDIIAYYTGDDKLINQYEVNKLNQIIFSFCHLKEGKLSVDSAKDSTTIKYLVSLKASNPQLKIILSLGGWGGCEPCSAAFSTAEGRLTFAKSVKEVSNYFKVDGLDLDWEYPAIEGLPGHLYQAADKPNFTELIKILRSTLGKKYELSFAAGGFQKYLDESIDWKTVAPLVNRINIMSYDLVNGYSKVTGHHTPLYSTNPKEESTDRAVTFLLKQGVPAEKLIIGGAFYTRTWKNVENINNGLYQAGEHIPGVDFKNFTTTYTEANGWKYFWDDKAKAPYWYNEKEKTFATGDDLASIKAKTEYVKAKNLGGIMFWELPLDAPRNGMVDAIYQVKTAK, translated from the coding sequence ATGAAACAAATTAATCTGCTTGCTTTATTTTTATTGTGTTTATGTACCACAAATACATTCGCACAAAAAAATAAAAAAATGGACATTATTGCTTATTACACCGGCGATGACAAACTTATTAATCAATACGAAGTAAACAAACTAAATCAAATCATCTTTAGTTTCTGTCATTTAAAAGAGGGCAAACTAAGTGTCGATTCTGCTAAAGATTCAACAACTATTAAATATTTAGTTTCTTTAAAAGCATCAAATCCACAACTTAAAATTATTCTTTCGCTTGGTGGCTGGGGCGGTTGCGAGCCTTGTTCTGCAGCTTTTTCAACGGCGGAAGGAAGATTGACTTTTGCAAAATCAGTAAAAGAAGTCAGCAATTATTTTAAAGTAGACGGTTTAGATTTAGATTGGGAATATCCGGCAATCGAAGGTCTTCCGGGGCATTTGTATCAAGCTGCTGACAAACCAAATTTTACAGAATTAATCAAAATTTTGCGTTCTACTTTAGGTAAAAAATACGAATTGAGTTTTGCAGCTGGTGGTTTTCAAAAATATTTAGATGAATCTATTGATTGGAAAACAGTAGCGCCTTTAGTAAATCGTATCAACATTATGAGTTATGATTTGGTAAACGGATATTCTAAAGTTACCGGACATCATACTCCATTATACAGTACAAATCCAAAAGAAGAATCTACAGACAGAGCTGTTACCTTTTTATTGAAACAAGGAGTTCCTGCTGAAAAATTAATTATTGGAGGCGCATTTTATACCAGAACATGGAAAAATGTAGAAAATATAAATAATGGATTGTACCAAGCCGGAGAACATATACCTGGTGTTGATTTTAAAAATTTCACCACTACTTATACAGAAGCTAATGGTTGGAAATATTTTTGGGATGATAAAGCTAAAGCACCATATTGGTACAATGAAAAAGAAAAAACATTTGCTACCGGTGACGATTTAGCTTCTATAAAAGCAAAAACAGAATATGTTAAAGCTAAAAACCTAGGTGGAATCATGTTTTGGGAACTTCCTCTTGATGCTCCTCGTAACGGAATGGTAGACGCAATTTACCAAGTTAAAACAGCTAAATAA
- a CDS encoding DUF4251 domain-containing protein yields the protein MKIKLSILLVLLSFLNSPVFAQEKTKKELKAEQELQKQKEIEALINSKNFIFEAQKVNTQGGRLIILDYKTYFLKFNTEKTTCDLPFFGRAFNVAYGGDGGIKFEGVPENIKIEKKKKSYILKATVKGKDDVYNLTFSIFFDGGATLFVSSNNKASISYTGQIEAPKTNEGDKK from the coding sequence ATGAAAATTAAATTATCGATTTTATTAGTCTTATTAAGCTTTTTAAATTCTCCTGTTTTTGCGCAGGAAAAGACTAAAAAAGAATTAAAAGCAGAACAAGAGCTACAGAAGCAAAAAGAAATTGAAGCTCTTATAAACTCTAAAAATTTTATTTTTGAAGCACAAAAAGTTAATACTCAAGGAGGCAGGCTGATAATTCTGGATTATAAGACTTATTTCTTAAAATTCAATACAGAAAAAACAACTTGCGATTTACCCTTTTTTGGACGCGCTTTTAATGTTGCTTACGGCGGAGATGGCGGAATAAAATTTGAAGGAGTTCCCGAAAATATTAAAATTGAAAAAAAGAAGAAAAGTTATATTTTGAAGGCTACTGTCAAAGGTAAAGATGATGTATATAATTTAACTTTTTCTATCTTTTTTGATGGAGGTGCTACGCTTTTTGTAAGTAGTAATAATAAGGCTTCAATTTCTTATACGGGGCAAATTGAAGCTCCAAAAACTAATGAAGGTGATAAAAAATAG
- a CDS encoding META domain-containing protein yields the protein MIKNILILVFSGVVLTSCNASKTQKNDSVSKLEGTWELNYITGPRIAFDGLYPNKKPTISFDLKENHVSGNSSCNNFTGKLIVTGNKIDFTQPMAMTKMMCVDGQQGEQTFISTLQKITSYDVTDDGKTLNFISGDIAMMRFAKK from the coding sequence ATGATAAAGAATATTTTGATTTTAGTTTTTTCAGGAGTGGTATTAACTTCATGTAATGCTTCTAAAACACAGAAAAATGATTCGGTTTCTAAACTCGAAGGAACCTGGGAACTTAATTATATAACCGGACCAAGAATTGCTTTTGATGGTTTATACCCTAATAAAAAACCAACAATTAGTTTTGATCTCAAAGAAAATCATGTTTCAGGAAACAGCAGCTGTAATAACTTTACAGGAAAACTGATTGTAACCGGCAACAAAATTGATTTTACGCAGCCAATGGCTATGACCAAAATGATGTGTGTAGACGGTCAGCAAGGCGAACAGACTTTTATAAGTACTTTGCAAAAGATAACTTCCTACGATGTTACGGATGATGGTAAAACTTTAAATTTTATTTCTGGTGATATTGCGATGATGCGGTTTGCCAAAAAATAG
- a CDS encoding superoxide dismutase family protein gives MKKIIASFAIITALIVGCKTNTKSNDAKTLTVALEPKSSSAVAGTATFTEKNGKVTFVAKMTGLTPGVHAIHIHEKADCSSADGSSAGGHWNPTFKKHGKWGVAEYHKGDIGNFTADAKGNGTITLTTDEWCIGCGDETKDVLGKGLVVHQGTDDFTTQPTGNAGGRVACAGIIK, from the coding sequence ATGAAAAAAATAATCGCTTCTTTCGCTATAATTACAGCTTTAATAGTTGGCTGTAAGACCAATACAAAATCAAATGATGCCAAAACCCTGACTGTTGCCTTAGAACCAAAAAGCAGTAGTGCCGTTGCTGGAACTGCTACTTTTACAGAGAAAAACGGGAAAGTAACTTTTGTTGCAAAAATGACTGGTTTAACTCCGGGAGTTCACGCGATACACATTCACGAAAAAGCAGATTGTAGTTCTGCTGATGGAAGTTCAGCCGGAGGACACTGGAATCCAACTTTTAAAAAGCACGGAAAATGGGGTGTTGCAGAATACCACAAAGGAGATATCGGAAACTTTACTGCTGATGCAAAAGGTAACGGAACTATAACATTAACCACTGACGAATGGTGTATTGGTTGTGGAGATGAAACTAAAGACGTTTTAGGTAAAGGTTTGGTTGTACATCAGGGAACTGATGATTTTACAACACAGCCTACCGGAAATGCAGGCGGAAGAGTCGCTTGTGCCGGAATCATCAAATAA
- a CDS encoding LETM1-related biofilm-associated protein has product MINPSASGWIDKFFSEQKFSEAIPFETTDSFYYKVRETGFIYGHIITIDSRIPVPIKGWFKTEISKVALLNTLYGVFCLEKRSFEPNNFISEVLKFYNEMNPEGFNLFKILLPKDTPSLSLENIIDQRVQTNDSIISKNFSHLVTNALLFIDVLAFRQYLEKGAIPDKYLKRIEETVLGIVALALKTKTVKSQHDDLLIKLFEASIRYSKFSKVTVDTLETLQLDYFSNTLEHYYLIDMAGMALWSDGVVENEEAYFLYSLGSMMGVSDDFVTKSIDTTNDFITTHKKKIPYFNYSNPVKHFYDQMTHSVVKLIVRNKNRLVKEIIQSKELMVLLAYSTTRDLDAKEKKKVKKQLLDICKTIPSLTIFLLPGGSLLLPILIKFIPTLLPSAFNENLDENE; this is encoded by the coding sequence ATGATTAACCCATCAGCATCAGGTTGGATAGACAAGTTTTTTAGTGAACAAAAGTTTTCAGAGGCTATTCCTTTTGAGACTACAGATTCGTTTTACTATAAAGTCAGAGAAACTGGTTTTATCTATGGCCACATCATAACTATCGATTCCCGAATTCCGGTTCCTATAAAAGGCTGGTTTAAGACCGAAATTTCTAAAGTCGCTTTACTAAATACTTTGTACGGCGTATTTTGTTTAGAAAAAAGAAGCTTTGAACCCAATAATTTTATTAGCGAAGTTTTAAAGTTTTATAACGAAATGAATCCTGAAGGATTTAATTTGTTCAAAATTTTACTTCCAAAAGATACTCCTTCCCTTTCTTTAGAAAATATAATAGATCAGCGCGTTCAGACGAATGACAGTATCATCAGTAAAAACTTTTCGCATTTAGTAACCAATGCGCTTTTATTTATTGATGTTTTGGCTTTTAGACAATATCTGGAAAAAGGCGCGATTCCAGATAAATATCTAAAACGAATCGAAGAAACTGTTTTGGGCATTGTCGCTTTGGCCTTAAAAACTAAAACTGTCAAATCACAGCATGACGATTTATTAATTAAACTTTTTGAAGCTTCGATTCGATATTCGAAATTCTCAAAAGTTACGGTTGATACTCTTGAAACCTTACAGCTGGATTATTTTAGCAATACACTGGAACATTATTATTTAATCGATATGGCCGGAATGGCTTTATGGAGCGATGGTGTTGTAGAAAACGAAGAAGCTTACTTTTTATACTCACTGGGTTCTATGATGGGAGTTTCTGATGATTTTGTAACCAAAAGCATCGACACCACCAATGATTTTATAACCACTCATAAAAAGAAAATTCCGTATTTTAATTATTCTAATCCTGTAAAACATTTCTACGATCAAATGACGCACAGCGTTGTAAAACTGATTGTAAGAAACAAAAACAGACTGGTGAAGGAAATTATTCAGAGTAAGGAATTAATGGTTCTTTTGGCTTATTCTACAACAAGAGATCTGGATGCCAAAGAAAAGAAAAAAGTAAAAAAACAGCTTTTAGATATTTGCAAAACCATTCCGTCATTAACGATATTTTTACTTCCGGGCGGAAGTTTACTATTGCCGATTTTAATCAAGTTTATTCCCACCTTATTACCATCTGCTTTTAACGAAAATCTAGACGAAAACGAATAA
- the can gene encoding carbonate dehydratase, producing the protein MRKFYEQLLENNKEWVEKSLALDPNFFADLAKGQTPPLLWIGCSDSRVPANEIIGAKPGEVFVHRNIANMVVHSDMNMLSVLDYAVNVLKVKHVIVCGHYGCGGVKAAMGNMSVGIIDNWIRHIKDEYRLHDKYLNSIEDETERFNAFVEINAKEQVYNLAKTSIVQGAWKNGQDLMLHGWVYGLNSGFVTDLNVNIASNDELDEVYQLSNL; encoded by the coding sequence ATGAGAAAGTTCTATGAGCAGTTATTAGAAAATAATAAAGAATGGGTTGAAAAATCATTAGCCTTAGACCCTAATTTTTTTGCAGACCTGGCAAAAGGACAAACTCCGCCATTATTATGGATTGGATGTTCTGACAGCCGTGTTCCTGCAAATGAAATTATTGGGGCAAAACCGGGAGAAGTTTTTGTACATCGTAATATTGCTAATATGGTAGTACACTCTGATATGAATATGTTGAGTGTTCTTGATTATGCAGTAAATGTTCTTAAAGTAAAACACGTTATTGTGTGCGGACATTACGGTTGTGGTGGTGTAAAAGCAGCGATGGGAAATATGTCTGTTGGAATTATCGACAACTGGATTCGTCACATTAAAGATGAATACCGTTTGCATGACAAATACCTAAATTCGATTGAAGATGAAACAGAACGTTTTAATGCTTTTGTTGAAATCAATGCTAAAGAACAAGTATACAACTTAGCCAAAACATCAATTGTACAAGGCGCCTGGAAAAACGGTCAGGATTTAATGCTTCACGGATGGGTTTACGGATTAAATTCAGGTTTTGTAACCGATTTGAATGTAAATATCGCTTCGAATGATGAACTAGATGAGGTATATCAGCTAAGTAATCTATAA
- a CDS encoding SulP family inorganic anion transporter, with translation MTKKINLFANLKSDFASGLVVFLVALPLCLGIAMASGAPLFSGIISGVIGGIIVGYLSQSHISVSGPAAGLTAIVLTAITDFGAFDVFLMSVFIAGLIQLALGFLKAGSISNYFPTNVIEGMLAGIGIIIILKQLPHAFGYDADFEGDQAFIQNDGSNSFSFLFDVLNHIHFGAVVVSLVSLVILISWDKVSFLKKLKLIPGALVAVLIGIALNEFFIATGSSLAIAKEHLVSLPVPKSFDEFKSILITPNFAAVTNPQVWVVAITIAIVASIETLLCIEAADRMDVQKRYTNTNVELRAQGIGNIMSSLLGGLPMTSVVVRSSANNNAGAKSKMSSIIHGVLLLISVLSIPAILNKIPLATLATVLILVGYKLAKPATFKHFWEKGKYQFIPFVATLVFVVATDLLKGVALGIIISVIFVLRGNLKRAYSFKKEEYEDGDVIHIDLAQEVSFLNKAAIKLTLNEIPENSKVIINAHDTEYIAHDVLDLIREFKETRAIDENIKVKLKGFKEAYELENSPDLNNHVSIEHYYDVAKRALVKKETIKEDF, from the coding sequence ATGACAAAAAAAATCAATCTTTTTGCCAACCTTAAATCTGATTTTGCTTCAGGTTTAGTGGTTTTTTTGGTGGCTCTTCCATTGTGTTTAGGTATAGCAATGGCTTCGGGAGCGCCTTTGTTTTCGGGTATTATCTCGGGTGTTATTGGTGGTATCATAGTTGGTTATTTAAGCCAGTCACATATTAGTGTTTCGGGTCCAGCTGCTGGATTAACAGCTATTGTTTTAACCGCTATTACTGATTTTGGTGCTTTCGATGTGTTTTTAATGTCTGTTTTTATTGCGGGACTAATTCAGTTAGCATTAGGGTTTTTAAAAGCCGGAAGTATCTCCAATTATTTCCCAACCAATGTTATTGAGGGAATGTTAGCGGGTATCGGGATCATTATTATATTAAAACAATTGCCTCATGCTTTTGGTTATGATGCAGATTTTGAAGGTGATCAGGCTTTTATTCAAAATGACGGAAGCAACTCATTTTCATTTTTATTCGATGTTTTAAATCATATACATTTTGGAGCTGTAGTGGTTTCGCTAGTTTCACTGGTTATATTGATCTCATGGGATAAGGTATCTTTTTTAAAGAAATTAAAATTAATTCCGGGAGCGCTTGTTGCGGTTCTTATAGGTATAGCTTTAAACGAATTTTTTATTGCTACAGGAAGCTCATTGGCGATTGCAAAAGAACATTTGGTTTCATTGCCAGTTCCAAAGTCTTTTGATGAATTTAAATCTATTCTAATTACACCAAATTTTGCTGCGGTTACAAATCCTCAAGTTTGGGTAGTTGCTATTACAATTGCCATTGTAGCTTCTATTGAAACATTATTATGTATCGAAGCGGCAGATAGAATGGATGTTCAAAAACGTTATACCAATACCAATGTTGAGCTTAGAGCACAAGGTATTGGTAATATTATGAGTTCACTTTTGGGTGGTTTGCCAATGACATCAGTTGTGGTAAGATCATCTGCTAATAATAATGCAGGTGCAAAATCTAAAATGTCGTCCATCATTCACGGTGTGCTTTTGCTGATAAGTGTTTTGTCTATTCCGGCAATTTTAAATAAAATTCCATTGGCGACTTTGGCTACTGTTTTAATTTTAGTGGGATACAAATTGGCCAAACCTGCAACATTCAAACATTTTTGGGAAAAAGGAAAATACCAATTTATACCTTTTGTTGCCACTTTAGTATTTGTTGTAGCAACAGATCTACTTAAAGGTGTTGCTTTAGGAATTATCATAAGTGTGATTTTTGTATTAAGAGGAAACTTAAAAAGAGCGTACAGCTTCAAAAAAGAAGAATACGAAGACGGAGATGTTATTCATATCGATTTGGCTCAGGAAGTTTCATTCCTAAACAAAGCGGCTATCAAATTGACATTGAATGAAATTCCTGAAAACTCTAAAGTAATCATCAATGCACATGATACAGAGTATATTGCACACGATGTTCTGGATTTGATTCGTGAGTTTAAGGAAACAAGAGCAATTGATGAAAATATCAAAGTAAAACTAAAAGGATTTAAAGAAGCTTACGAGCTCGAAAATTCACCGGATCTTAATAATCACGTTTCGATAGAACATTATTATGATGTTGCAAAGAGAGCATTGGTTAAAAAAGAAACGATTAAAGAAGATTTTTAA